AATTCAATCCCGGCGTCAAAGTGCGGGTATAACGCCCAAAGCGCTCAATTGTCCAATGATAACCTTGCGGCACGGTTTTTAAAGTAGAAAAAAGAATAAATACTACCAATGCCACGAAAAAAATCGCCGCCACCGGTAATCCATCAATGAAGCCCATAGTTTTCTCCTTTCAAGTTAACACTTGATTAAAATTCTAACAAATCAGACCGCACTTTGCACATAATAATATCCATTATTTTTTGTAACAAATTCAAATAAATGCGTAATACAACCAGGAGCATCCTGATCTTGATGAGAAACAAATAATAATTGTGTTGCGCTATTTTTTACCAATTGATCAATAAAATGCTTCACCAATTTACGATTTAATCCGTCCAATCCTTGTAGCGGTTCGTCCAAAATTAACACCGGCGGATGTTTGACCATTGCACGGGTAATCAACAATAAACGTTGTTGCCCCCAAGATAATGAGCGAAAAGGACGCGTGGCAAGGGCGCTCAAATTAAGGCGAGCTAACCATTCCATGGCTTTTAAACGAAGAGCATCCGGCGTTTTTTGATATACGCCGATACTGTCAAAAAAGCCGGAAATAATGACATCAATAACCGAGCAATTCACGCGATAATCCATATGCAATTGGCTGCTGACATAACCAATTTTTTGCTTAATTTCCCAAATTGTTTCGCCGCTTCCCCGCTGACGCCCGAATAAATGCACATGGTTAGCATAGGCTTGCGGATGATCGCCGGTGAGAATAGATAATAATGTGGATTTACCGGCACCATTAGGACCTTTTATCCACCAATGTTGCTTCGGTGTCACCGTCCAACTTAAATGATCCAACACGAGTTTGTCTCCATATTGAATACAGACGTCTTTTAACTCAAAGAGCGGTTGATTTTTATCTAATTTTATCAACGGTGCCGCACTTTGTGGCAATGGCACATCTACTGCATTTTCCGCATAATGTAATTGCTGATAAATACTTTGTTGTTCCACCTGCTCGCGGGAACCTTGCAAAATTAATTCCAATTGTTCCAATAACGCCAAATGATCTGCCGCCGGCGGAAGATCGGAGAAACGATTGACGATCAATACCAATGCCATTTTTTGCTGCAATTGATGCAGTAAATCCATCCAATCTTGCACCGATTGTTTATCCAATCCCTCAAAAGGTTCATCCATAATCAATAAATCCGGCTCGCTCACCAAAGCTTGGCATAATAACACTTTGCGACTTTCGCCGGTGGACAATTGGATAAATGGACGCTCAAGTAATGCGCTGATATTTAATTTTGCTGCATAAAACTCACAAAGATCGGCATTGTTGCTCCCATTTAAAATAGTTTCACGGGCAGTTTTGCCAAAATCATCAGGACTGACTGTATCGTTGTTACGATCTTTGAAGGTTTGTTCTAAAATATGTTGTTGTTTTTCAAAAGAAAGTGCGGTGATTTTTTGAAAAGAATTAGTAACTTCGCCATCAAGTAATGGTAATTCTCCTTGTAAAGCAAGGCTTAAGGCAGTTTTCCCACTGCCATTTGAGCCAACAATAACCCAAAAATCCAGCGAATCAATAGTGAAAAAAGGAACTTTCAGGCAATTATTTTTTATAAGTTGAAAAGAAGCATTTTCGATTTTTATCATTATTTCTCCTCAAAAAAAGCGGATAAAAATCCGCTCTTTAACTATAAATAGATCAAGCTATGCTTTGTTTTCTTCCGACATACATACAGCAGCTGTAAATAAAACATCCGTACAAGAATTCAATGCGGTTTCTGTAGAATCTTGCAAAACACCAATAATAAAACCAACACCAATAACCTGTGCTGCGATATCATTTGAAATGCCGAACAGACTACAAGCCAACGGGATCAATAATAAAGAACCGCCGGCAACCCCAGAAGCACCACAAGCACAGATACTCGAAACGACGCTTAACAAAATCGCGGTCGGAATAGAAACTTCAATACCAAGTGTATATACAGCAGCTAAGGTCAGCACAGTAATAGTAATCGCCGCACCGCCCATATTAATTGTCGCGCCTAACGGAATAGAAACAGAATATGTCTCTTCATCTAAATTGAGACGTTTTGCTAATGCCATATTAACTGGAATATTCGCAGCAGAACTGCGGGTAAAGAAAGCGGTCAATCCACTCTCTCTAACACATGTCCAAACTAATGGATACGGATTACGACGAATTTTCCAATAAACTAAAATAGGATTAATGACGAAAGCAGTAAACAACATTGAGCCAATCAATACAACCAATAATTGTATATAATCCAATAAAACGCCTAGCCCTCTGTCCGCCAACGTTTCTGCCACTAGCCCAAAAACACCGATTGGTGCAAAGTTAATAATAAAACGAACAATTTTTGATACCCCTTCGGAAAAATCATTGACGACAGATTTAGTAGTATCTGATGCATGGCGTAATACAATACCTAAACCAATTGCCCAAGCTAAAATCCCGATAAAGTTAGCATTAAATAACGCATTTAATGGATTATCAACAACATTAAGCACCAATGTCCCTAATACTTCAGATATTTCACTTGGTGGAGAAAGTGAACCGTCTTGAGTCGCCAATGCAATCTTTGTTGGTACTGCAAAACTCACCAGTACAGCAGTTAACGCCGCAAGAAATGTCGCCAATAAATATAAAATAACAATGGATTTCATGTTACTTCTCGTACCAATTTGTTTATTAGCAATCGCTGCTATCACCAATAAAAATACTAAAATCGGAGCAACCGCACGTAAAGAGCGTACAAACACTTTCCCCAGAAAACCCACTTTCTCGGCTAAATTAAATCCTAAAGTAGATTGTAAAGTCGGCGTAATCAACGCAACTAGCAATCCTAATACAAGACCAACAGAAATACGTTTGACTAAGCTTCCATGAAAAAATAATGAGATAAAACGTGATGAGTTCATAGTAAATAATATAATGTTATGTTGATATCTAGATCGAAGGTTCGATCCCCCTGCAAAACAAAGATAGCTTAAAATTTAGAGAAAGAAAATATTTAATTTTAAATATATTGCTCTTTTCTTAAAAAATAATCATCTTTCAGCAAAAAATATTCTAAAAAAACAAAATAAAAAAATTTTTATCAAAACAGTTGACATACTGTATATTAAATCAGTATTATTTAACTGTATAAACAACCAGTTAATTTGAGGTGTATGATGGCTTTTATGAATAATACAATGGAAAATATGGCTAAAATGTATTCTTATCATCCTATGCCATTCTATCAAGATACCAACCCGTCAAAAAGTAATCAAAAGTTGGATCTTAATTTACATTGCATCAAGCGTCCGCAAAAAACTTGCTTTATCCAAGTGACCAATCCAAATTTATTTACTTGGGGAATTGAAACTGGCGATATTTTGGTAGTCGAAAAAAATGATCAGCTTTATCACGGAGATTTAGTTGTTTTAGATATAAACGGACAATTCCAGCTTTATGAAGTAGCGTTGAATGAACATGAGATCCTCTTTTTTTCCCTAGACAGCAAAATTTCTAGCATTAAAACTGCAACTCAATATGATATCCCTCTGGTGGGTACGGTAACCAATACTATCCACCAAATTAAACCAAGGATCGCAATAAAGCTTGTCGCTTAATCAATAAAAAAGAAAGCAGAATAACCCAAAAGTGCGGTTAAAAATAACCGCACTTTTACTTATGCTAACAAAAATAGAAATCAATTAAATAACGCGACGTGATTGTGTATAGGTTCTACTCCAATAACTATCAGTCAATGAACTAATGGTGACACCAGAACGCGTACCGGCATGCATAAACTCATTATTACCGATATAGATGCCAACATGACGATTAGCGCGGAAAAAAACTAAATCACCTGGTTTCAAATTTGCTTTTTGAATTTGTTTTCCTACATGGCGTTGTTCGAAAGTCGAACGAGGTAAGCTAATTCCAAAAGCATCTGCAAGAGCGATTTGCGTGAATGCAGAACAATCAATTCCATTTTTGCTTTCACCGCCCAGCCGATAACGCGTACCTACCCATTCTTGATAAACTTGCGCTAATTGTTTCTCAAATGCAACGGAAGATTGTGACGGCGTATTGGTTTTAAACCCATTGATGAGCTGGGTTTCTTTATTGTTTTTAACATTTAACGACGCATTTACCGATCCTGAATTAGAACACGCGGTCAATAAAGCTAAACCTGAAATAATAAAAATCTTCTTTAGCATAAATAAACTGAATAACTATACATATATCGAATTGATAATACCTGACTTTTACGCTGATAGCCAGCATTTATTAACGCTAATTTACAAAACTTCTGGATTTTTTGGTTGTTTTGTGAATAAAATCACATAATTTATATACCTTTTTAAGAAAAAAACGAGCAATGTTGCAACATTACTCGTTTTTATTCAAACTGAATTTAGCAAAACTCAATTATTTTTTCTTCGCTTTCGGGTTTGGTAAATCGGTGACAGAACCTTCAAACACCTCTGCCGCTAAACCAACAGACTCATGCAATGTTGGGTGCGCATGAATTGTCAACGCTAAATCTTCTGCATCACAACCCATTTCAATCGCTAAACCAATTTCACCTAATAACTCACCACCGTTGGTACCAACAATCGCACCACCGATAATGCGGTGTGTTTCTTTATCGAAGATTAATTTGGTCATACCATCTGCACAATCTGATGCAATTGCACGACCGGAAGCTGCCCATGGGAATTTAGCCACTTCATAATTAATGCCTTCTGCTTTACATTCTTTCTCGGTTTTACCCACCCACGCCACTTCTGGTTCAGTATAAGCAATAGATGGAATAACTTTTGGATCGAAATAATGTTTTTTACCGGCAATCACTTCCGCAGCTACATGACCTTCATGTACGCCTTTGTGTGCTAACATTGGTTGACCAACAATATCACCAATCGCAAAAATATGTGGGACGTTGGTACGCATTTGTTTATCTGTACGGATAAAGCCACGCTCATCAACTTCCACGCCAGCAACCGGCGCATCAATTAATTTACCATTAGGTACGCGACCGATAGCCACTAATACAGCATCATAACGACGAGTTTCAGTACCTTTTTTACCTTCCATTGAAACATGAATACCGTCATCTTTAGCCTCAACTGCAGTCACTTTCGTTTCAAGTAACAAATTGAATTTTTTCTCAACACGTTTGGTATAAATTTGTACCATGTCTTTATCGGCAGCTGGAATAACTTGATCGAACATCTCAACAACATCAATGTTAGAACCTAACGCATGATACACGGTTCCCATTTCAAGACCAATAATACCGCCACCCATGATTAACAGATTTGCAGGTACTTCTTTTAATTTAAGTGCATCTGTTGAATCCCAAATACGAGGATCTTCGTGTGGAATAAATGGAAGTTGAATTGGGCGAGAACCAGCTGCAATAATAGCATTATCAAAATTGATAGTTGTTTCACCATCTTCACCGGAAACAATAATCGTATTTGGACCAGAGAATTTACCGTAGCCATTTACCACTTGTACTTTACGCATTTTCGCCATACCCGCTAAACCGCCGGTTAATTGGTTAATTACTTTCTCTTTCCAACCGCGAATTTTCTCTACATCAGTACTTGGCTCACCAAATACGATTCCGTGTGCTGCTAAAGCTTTTGCTTCTTCAATCACTTTAGCAACGTGTAATAATGCTTTTGAAGGGATACAACCAACATTTAAGCACACACCACCCAAGGTTGAATAGCGTTCTACAATAACAGTCTCTAATCCAAGGTCTGCGCAACGAAATGCGGCTGAATAGCCAGCAGGACCGGCACCAAGTACAACAACCTGTGTTTTAATTTCTTTGTTCATCTTTTTACCTCGTTAAAACTTTGCGATTTTTCACCGCACTTTAACTTCTCGGGTGAGGAAAATCCCCACCCACTATCCAATTATTGCTAAGACTACATCACTAAACGACGAAGATCGCTTAATACGCCATTAATGAAAGTAATAAATCTTGCACCATCTGCTCCATCAATCACACGGTGATCGTATGATAATGACAATGGAAGCATTAAACGAGGAGTGAAATCTTTACCGTTCCATACCGGCGTCATTTCAGATTTAGATACCCCTAAAATTGCCACTTCCGGCGCATTAACGATTGGCGTAAATTGTGTTCCGCCAATACCGCCAAGGCTAGAAATAGTGAAACATCCGCCTTGCATATCGGAAGCGGTTAGTTTACCCGCACGCGCTTTTTTAGAAATTTCCGCTAATTCGCGAGAAAGTTCAATGATGCCTTTTTTGTTAACATCTTTAAAGACAGGAACCACTAAACCGTTTGGTGTATCCACCGCAACACCGATATTGATATATTTTTTCAAAATCAGGCTTTGTGCATCTTCTGAAAGTGAGCTGTTGAAGCGAGGATAGGCTTCTAATGCTTTTGCCACCGCTTTCATGATGAACACCAACGGGGTAATTTTCACGTCAAGTTTTTGTTTTTCCGCTAACACATTTTGTTCTTTACGGAATTTTTCTAACTCGGTGATATCTGCTTTATCCCATTGAGTAACATGAGGAATCATTACCCAGTTACGGTGTAAGTTTGCCCCAGAGATTTTTTGAATACGACCTAATTCAACTTGCTCTACTTCGCCAAATTTGCTGAAATCCACTTTTGGCCATGGTAACAAACCTAAACCAGCGCCATTCGCTTGACCTGCTGGCGTCGCTGCAACCGATCCAGATTCAACCGCTTTAATCGCTGCTTTCACATAAGCTTGAACATCTTCTTTTAGAATGCGTCCTTTGCGTCCAGTCCCTTTTACTTTGTCTAAGTTAACACCAAATTCGCGCGCTAAACGACGCACAACCGGTGTTGCATGCGCAAATACAGCGCTTGTGGTAACATCTGCTTGACTTGCTGGAGCAGAAGCCGCTGCTGGAGCTGCAGTTTGTGCTGGTGCAGCCGGTTGAGTGGCAGCGGGCGCTGGTTGTGCTACAGGAGCCGCACCCGCCACTTCAAAGCGCATAATCAATGAACCCGTTGAAACTTTATCACCAGATTTGACTAAAATTTCTTTCACCACGCCAGCAAATGGTGCTGGCACTTCCATTGATGCTTTGTCGCCTTCAACGGTGATAAGTGATTGTTCTTCCGTTACAGTATCGCCTACGCTTACCATAATTTCAGTTACATTCACTTCGTCACCACCAATATCCGGAACATTCACATCTTGCACCGCACTTTGTGCCGCTGCAGCCGGTTGAGCTTGTGCAGCCGGTTGAGAGGCAGCAGCTGGTACTGCACCTGCGACCTCAAATTTCATCACTAAAGTTCCGGTAGAAACTTTGTCACCAACATTGATTAAAATTTCTTTTACCACACCGGCAACAGGCGCTGGCACTTCCATAGAAGCTTTATCACCTTCTACATTTAAAATAGATTGTTCCGCTTCAACGCGATCGCCAACTTTTACCATAATTTCGGTCACATTTACTTCGTCGCCACCGATATCCGGAACGTTAACATCCACAACCGCACTGGCTGTTGC
This sequence is a window from [Pasteurella] mairii. Protein-coding genes within it:
- the modF gene encoding molybdenum transport ATP-binding protein ModF, whose translation is MIKIENASFQLIKNNCLKVPFFTIDSLDFWVIVGSNGSGKTALSLALQGELPLLDGEVTNSFQKITALSFEKQQHILEQTFKDRNNDTVSPDDFGKTARETILNGSNNADLCEFYAAKLNISALLERPFIQLSTGESRKVLLCQALVSEPDLLIMDEPFEGLDKQSVQDWMDLLHQLQQKMALVLIVNRFSDLPPAADHLALLEQLELILQGSREQVEQQSIYQQLHYAENAVDVPLPQSAAPLIKLDKNQPLFELKDVCIQYGDKLVLDHLSWTVTPKQHWWIKGPNGAGKSTLLSILTGDHPQAYANHVHLFGRQRGSGETIWEIKQKIGYVSSQLHMDYRVNCSVIDVIISGFFDSIGVYQKTPDALRLKAMEWLARLNLSALATRPFRSLSWGQQRLLLITRAMVKHPPVLILDEPLQGLDGLNRKLVKHFIDQLVKNSATQLLFVSHQDQDAPGCITHLFEFVTKNNGYYYVQSAV
- the sstT gene encoding serine/threonine transporter SstT, producing the protein MNSSRFISLFFHGSLVKRISVGLVLGLLVALITPTLQSTLGFNLAEKVGFLGKVFVRSLRAVAPILVFLLVIAAIANKQIGTRSNMKSIVILYLLATFLAALTAVLVSFAVPTKIALATQDGSLSPPSEISEVLGTLVLNVVDNPLNALFNANFIGILAWAIGLGIVLRHASDTTKSVVNDFSEGVSKIVRFIINFAPIGVFGLVAETLADRGLGVLLDYIQLLVVLIGSMLFTAFVINPILVYWKIRRNPYPLVWTCVRESGLTAFFTRSSAANIPVNMALAKRLNLDEETYSVSIPLGATINMGGAAITITVLTLAAVYTLGIEVSIPTAILLSVVSSICACGASGVAGGSLLLIPLACSLFGISNDIAAQVIGVGFIIGVLQDSTETALNSCTDVLFTAAVCMSEENKA
- the impA gene encoding protein ImpA — encoded protein: MAFMNNTMENMAKMYSYHPMPFYQDTNPSKSNQKLDLNLHCIKRPQKTCFIQVTNPNLFTWGIETGDILVVEKNDQLYHGDLVVLDINGQFQLYEVALNEHEILFFSLDSKISSIKTATQYDIPLVGTVTNTIHQIKPRIAIKLVA
- the spr_2 gene encoding NLP/P60 family protein — translated: MLKKIFIISGLALLTACSNSGSVNASLNVKNNKETQLINGFKTNTPSQSSVAFEKQLAQVYQEWVGTRYRLGGESKNGIDCSAFTQIALADAFGISLPRSTFEQRHVGKQIQKANLKPGDLVFFRANRHVGIYIGNNEFMHAGTRSGVTISSLTDSYWSRTYTQSRRVI
- the lpd gene encoding dihydrolipoyl dehydrogenase, with amino-acid sequence MNKEIKTQVVVLGAGPAGYSAAFRCADLGLETVIVERYSTLGGVCLNVGCIPSKALLHVAKVIEEAKALAAHGIVFGEPSTDVEKIRGWKEKVINQLTGGLAGMAKMRKVQVVNGYGKFSGPNTIIVSGEDGETTINFDNAIIAAGSRPIQLPFIPHEDPRIWDSTDALKLKEVPANLLIMGGGIIGLEMGTVYHALGSNIDVVEMFDQVIPAADKDMVQIYTKRVEKKFNLLLETKVTAVEAKDDGIHVSMEGKKGTETRRYDAVLVAIGRVPNGKLIDAPVAGVEVDERGFIRTDKQMRTNVPHIFAIGDIVGQPMLAHKGVHEGHVAAEVIAGKKHYFDPKVIPSIAYTEPEVAWVGKTEKECKAEGINYEVAKFPWAASGRAIASDCADGMTKLIFDKETHRIIGGAIVGTNGGELLGEIGLAIEMGCDAEDLALTIHAHPTLHESVGLAAEVFEGSVTDLPNPKAKKK
- the aceF gene encoding dihydrolipoyllysine-residue acetyltransferase component of pyruvate dehydrogenase complex encodes the protein MAKEIQIPDIGGDEVTVTEVMVKAGDTIVAEQAVINVEGDKAAMEVPAPEAGVIKAVLVKIGDKVTTGTPMFILESADAAPAPAAKEEKAAAPAPQATASAVVDVNVPDIGGDEVNVTEIMVKVGDRVEAEQSILNVEGDKASMEVPAPVAGVVKEILINVGDKVSTGTLVMKFEVAGAVPAAASQPAAQAQPAAAAQSAVQDVNVPDIGGDEVNVTEIMVSVGDTVTEEQSLITVEGDKASMEVPAPFAGVVKEILVKSGDKVSTGSLIMRFEVAGAAPVAQPAPAATQPAAPAQTAAPAAASAPASQADVTTSAVFAHATPVVRRLAREFGVNLDKVKGTGRKGRILKEDVQAYVKAAIKAVESGSVAATPAGQANGAGLGLLPWPKVDFSKFGEVEQVELGRIQKISGANLHRNWVMIPHVTQWDKADITELEKFRKEQNVLAEKQKLDVKITPLVFIMKAVAKALEAYPRFNSSLSEDAQSLILKKYINIGVAVDTPNGLVVPVFKDVNKKGIIELSRELAEISKKARAGKLTASDMQGGCFTISSLGGIGGTQFTPIVNAPEVAILGVSKSEMTPVWNGKDFTPRLMLPLSLSYDHRVIDGADGARFITFINGVLSDLRRLVM